The genomic interval TTCTGATACTAATAAACAAACGGCATCTGTTTTTTCCGAAACACCAATTGCAGCTCTATGTCTTAATCCAAATCTAGAAGGAATTTTAGTACTGTCGGAAACAGGTAAAATAACTCTTGTTGCCACAATATAATTGTCTCTAATAATTAAAGCACCATCATGTAACGGACTGTTTTTATAGAATACACTTTCTAAAATAGCCACATTTACCAAAGCATTCATGCTATCTCCTGTGTTTATTAAAAAATCTAAAGCATTGGTACGTTCAATAACAATTAGAGCACCCGTTTTAGTTTTAGCCATGCTTTTACATGCATCTAAAATTGTCTCTGTATCAATCTCAGTACCTATTTCTGTATGTAAAAATTTAAGCTGTTTTAAAAAACTTCGTTTATTGGTAAAGTTTGTTGTACCAATCATTAATAAGAATTTTCGTATTTCTTGCTGAAAAACAATGATAAGAGCAATAACTCCACCAGAAAGTAGATATCCCAAAATACCACTCAGCATTTCCATTTTAAGAGCTTGTGTTATTTTCCAAATTAAGAAAATAAACGCAATTCCAATTACAATATTAATAGCAACTGTGCCTTTTAATAGCTTGTAAATGTAATAGAGTAGTGTGGCAACTAATACAATGTCTAAAGCATCTAATAAAGAAAATTCAATAAAATCGAACATGAAAATTGACTGATTTTAGGCTAAATTACTAATAAATTTGCTGACAGCAATATCAATTATCAAATTCTATGTCTGATACTAATAAAGGGTATTTTTCTCGGATTAATTTTATTTTCTCTTGAATGTTTTTATCACTATTATTAGAATTTTTATAGGCATTTAACAAACTCGCATAATTCTGATTGTATAATTTTACAGACAGTTTGTTTCGTAAATGTGTATAGGCCGAATTTAGAATGTCTAAGGAAGAGATATAGGTTTCATAAGTAGTTAACCGATCTGTTTTTATAGTGATTATTGCTTTTGTGGGATGGTCTGAAGAGGATGGGTTTTTGCTTCCATTGCACCAATTACAACTATTTTTGTTGATGTCTAATCCACCACCATTGTCTATAAAATTGACAGCAATCTGTTTCAGTTCTTTTAATTCAATCGTTTTTCCGTCTACAAATAGTTCATTTTTTTTGTTGATGTTTACCTCAAGGATATTTCTTTCATTGATGTCAATATCTGTGAGGTTTTCTTGTTTTTGTGGAATTTTTTTGGAAATTCCGGCATCAACACTCATCGTTGTGGTGACCAAAAAAAAGATTAATAATAAAAATGCAATATCTGCCATGGAACCGGCATTAATTTCTGGAGTTCCTTTTCTACTCATAATTCCTAGATTTTAAAGTTAATAAATGGATTTTCAATCCGAATTATTTCGAATTGATTTATTAAAGTTTGACTAGGTAGTTATTTGATGTTAACATTTCTTTAACAAAAAGAATGCCAAGTATTTTAGTATTATCTTTGCAAGTATGTAAACGAAGCAATCTGTTTGTTAAATGATGAGATTTCTCAATCGATGAAAAATCTCATTTCGAAATGACAAGCTTA from Polaribacter sejongensis carries:
- the cdaA gene encoding diadenylate cyclase CdaA, which produces MFDFIEFSLLDALDIVLVATLLYYIYKLLKGTVAINIVIGIAFIFLIWKITQALKMEMLSGILGYLLSGGVIALIIVFQQEIRKFLLMIGTTNFTNKRSFLKQLKFLHTEIGTEIDTETILDACKSMAKTKTGALIVIERTNALDFLINTGDSMNALVNVAILESVFYKNSPLHDGALIIRDNYIVATRVILPVSDSTKIPSRFGLRHRAAIGVSEKTDAVCLLVSEETGEISYIKDGGFELYSDFKELDEKLKKDLM
- a CDS encoding ExbD/TolR family protein, whose protein sequence is MSRKGTPEINAGSMADIAFLLLIFFLVTTTMSVDAGISKKIPQKQENLTDIDINERNILEVNINKKNELFVDGKTIELKELKQIAVNFIDNGGGLDINKNSCNWCNGSKNPSSSDHPTKAIITIKTDRLTTYETYISSLDILNSAYTHLRNKLSVKLYNQNYASLLNAYKNSNNSDKNIQEKIKLIREKYPLLVSDIEFDN